Proteins from one Roseofilum reptotaenium CS-1145 genomic window:
- the pgeF gene encoding peptidoglycan editing factor PgeF, with translation MSSLWHWQMAQGLTYLTCSLLDPWKHGFFTRQFAPQTPESLAHLLDEQVRVYRVKQVHGQRILTPSEVESLGVERPEADGLLSENAHDSVWVCSADCVPVLMGDLGTGQVAALHAGWRGTAAEIVPEAIARFQALGTRLEDLRIALGPAISGGEYQVGLDVAQQVGKTLIQGESAPDWIEQLSGGKHPVLLPDSEPDRIRLDVRQVNLRQLRQLGVHAEQVAIAPYCTYQNQDLFFSYRRDRLKSVQWSGIVNSMKH, from the coding sequence ATGAGTTCACTTTGGCATTGGCAGATGGCTCAAGGGTTGACCTATCTGACCTGTAGCTTACTCGACCCTTGGAAGCATGGTTTTTTTACCCGCCAGTTTGCGCCCCAAACGCCTGAATCTTTAGCGCATCTTCTAGATGAGCAGGTGCGAGTATATCGGGTGAAACAAGTCCACGGTCAACGGATTTTGACCCCTTCAGAAGTGGAAAGTTTGGGGGTTGAGCGTCCAGAAGCCGATGGTTTGTTATCGGAAAATGCCCATGATTCGGTTTGGGTGTGTTCGGCTGATTGTGTGCCGGTGTTAATGGGCGATTTAGGTACGGGACAGGTGGCAGCTCTTCATGCAGGCTGGCGCGGGACGGCAGCGGAAATTGTCCCGGAGGCGATCGCCCGTTTTCAAGCATTAGGAACGCGGCTCGAAGATCTACGGATCGCCCTAGGGCCGGCGATTTCTGGAGGAGAGTATCAGGTGGGATTAGATGTGGCTCAACAGGTAGGAAAAACTCTGATTCAAGGCGAGAGTGCCCCAGATTGGATCGAGCAGTTATCAGGAGGGAAACATCCAGTCTTGTTGCCCGACTCTGAACCCGATCGCATCCGCTTAGATGTACGCCAGGTTAATCTCAGGCAACTGCGACAATTGGGAGTCCATGCAGAACAAGTAGCGATCGCTCCCTATTGTACCTATCAAAATCAGGATTTGTTCTTTTCTTATCGGCGCGATCGACTCAAATCAGTTCAGTGGTCAGGTATCGTGAATTCAATGAAACATTAA
- the rcbX gene encoding RuBisCO chaperone RbcX, whose product MDIKNVAKATSRVMASYLTYQAVKVVMNQLRETNPGEAIWLSGFSSTGKIQDGEAYLDELFQVKPEMAFRVMTVREHLAEEVTDFLPEMVRSNIQQGNMEHRRQYLERVTRLNIPDSSSDTQSPTDSD is encoded by the coding sequence ATGGATATTAAAAACGTTGCCAAAGCTACTAGCCGTGTAATGGCGAGTTATCTCACCTATCAAGCGGTCAAAGTAGTGATGAATCAGTTAAGAGAAACCAATCCCGGTGAAGCGATTTGGCTCAGTGGATTTTCCTCAACCGGAAAAATTCAGGATGGAGAAGCTTATCTTGATGAGCTTTTCCAAGTCAAACCAGAGATGGCTTTCCGGGTGATGACGGTACGAGAACATCTCGCTGAAGAAGTTACTGATTTCTTACCCGAAATGGTTCGCAGTAATATTCAACAAGGCAATATGGAACATCGCCGTCAATATCTCGAACGAGTAACGCGACTTAATATCCCTGATTCTTCTTCTGATACCCAATCACCAACCGATTCAGATTGA
- a CDS encoding ribulose bisphosphate carboxylase small subunit: MQTLPKERRYETLSYLPPLTDAQIKMQIQYILDQGYIAGVEFSEDSSPEMRYWTLWKLPLFHAKTVNEVMAEIDACRAEYRESYVRVMGFDNIKQCQVLSFIVHKPNANLRRY; encoded by the coding sequence ATGCAAACTTTACCCAAAGAGCGCCGTTACGAAACGCTTTCTTACCTGCCTCCCCTGACTGATGCCCAGATCAAAATGCAAATTCAGTACATTTTGGATCAAGGCTATATTGCTGGTGTGGAATTTAGTGAAGATTCCAGCCCCGAAATGCGCTACTGGACGTTGTGGAAACTTCCTCTCTTCCACGCTAAAACCGTTAACGAAGTAATGGCTGAAATTGATGCTTGTCGTGCAGAATATCGCGAAAGCTACGTTCGCGTTATGGGATTTGACAACATCAAACAATGTCAAGTTCTGAGCTTCATTGTTCACAAACCTAATGCTAATCTCCGTCGTTACTAA
- a CDS encoding riboflavin synthase has protein sequence MFTGLIQTLGTLTPLNDYQVQIICSPQGRGLILADLAIGDSVAVDGVCLTVETLLSQGFIAAVSPETLNRTTLNHRAMSQVPVNLETSLKVGSKLGGHFVTGHVDGTGEVLSIIQTAIAWEMVFHLNTPSLARYIVPKGSIAVNGISLTLAQDQGATHAFKVAVIPHTFDHTNLQYLHPGDVVNLEGDILGKYVEGLLRTPHDKPENPITADFLSEHGYGEMGG, from the coding sequence GTGTTTACCGGATTAATTCAAACCTTAGGGACACTCACTCCTCTGAATGATTACCAAGTCCAAATTATCTGTTCTCCTCAAGGGAGAGGGCTAATTTTGGCGGATTTAGCCATAGGTGATAGTGTCGCAGTTGATGGCGTATGCCTGACAGTAGAAACCCTGCTTTCCCAGGGGTTTATTGCTGCTGTCTCACCAGAAACTCTTAATCGCACTACCTTGAACCATCGAGCGATGAGCCAAGTCCCTGTCAATCTCGAAACCTCTTTGAAGGTGGGGAGTAAATTAGGGGGTCACTTTGTGACGGGTCATGTGGATGGTACGGGGGAAGTTCTGTCGATTATACAGACGGCGATCGCCTGGGAAATGGTTTTTCACCTCAACACCCCCAGTCTAGCCCGCTATATTGTCCCCAAAGGCAGTATTGCCGTGAATGGGATTAGCTTAACTCTCGCTCAAGACCAGGGTGCAACCCACGCTTTTAAGGTCGCGGTGATTCCCCATACTTTCGACCATACTAATTTACAGTATCTACATCCCGGAGATGTAGTCAATTTGGAGGGAGACATTTTAGGTAAATATGTGGAAGGATTATTGCGAACGCCACATGATAAACCCGAAAACCCTATTACTGCGGATTTCTTAAGCGAACATGGGTACGGGGAGATGGGGGGATAG
- a CDS encoding form I ribulose bisphosphate carboxylase large subunit, whose translation MSYAQTQTQSKAGYQAGVKDYKLTYYTPDYTPKDTDVLAAFRMTPQPGVPPEEAGAAVAAESSTGTWTTVWTDLLTDLDRYKGRCYDIESVPGEDNQYICYVAYPLDLFEEGSVTNMLTSIVGNVFGFKALRALRLEDMRIPIAYLKTFQGPPHGITVERDKLNKYGRPLLGCTIKPKLGLSAKNYGRAVYECLRGGLDFTKDDENINSQPFMRWRDRFLFVQEAIEKAQAETGEIKGHYLNVTAPTVEQMMQRAEFAKEIGTPIIMHDYLTGGFTANTTLARWCRDNGVLLHIHRAMHAVIDRQKAHGIHFRVLAKCLRMSGGDHLHSGTVVGKLEGEKGITMGFVDLMREDHIEQDRQRGIYFTQDWASMPGVMPVASGGIHVWHMPALVEIFGDDSCLQFGGGTLGHPWGNAPGATANRVALEACIQARNEGRNLFREGGDVIREACKWSPELAVACELWKEIKFEFEAMDTL comes from the coding sequence ATGTCTTACGCTCAAACTCAAACTCAGTCTAAAGCTGGGTACCAAGCTGGTGTAAAGGATTACAAATTAACCTACTACACACCAGATTACACACCGAAAGATACCGACGTTCTGGCCGCATTCCGGATGACCCCCCAACCGGGCGTTCCTCCCGAAGAAGCAGGTGCTGCGGTAGCTGCGGAATCATCTACCGGAACCTGGACGACTGTATGGACTGACCTATTAACCGATCTCGATCGCTACAAAGGTCGTTGCTACGATATTGAATCAGTTCCTGGAGAAGATAACCAATACATTTGTTATGTAGCTTATCCTCTGGATCTGTTTGAAGAAGGTTCTGTAACCAATATGTTAACCTCCATCGTAGGTAACGTATTCGGTTTCAAAGCCCTACGCGCCCTACGTTTAGAAGATATGCGGATTCCAATCGCTTATCTGAAAACCTTCCAAGGGCCTCCCCACGGTATCACCGTAGAACGGGACAAACTCAACAAATACGGTCGTCCCCTACTCGGCTGTACCATCAAACCCAAACTCGGTTTGTCGGCTAAAAACTACGGTCGTGCAGTATACGAGTGTCTGCGGGGTGGTCTAGACTTCACCAAAGACGACGAAAACATCAACTCTCAGCCCTTTATGCGCTGGAGAGACCGCTTCCTATTCGTTCAAGAAGCGATCGAAAAAGCTCAAGCAGAAACTGGTGAAATCAAAGGTCACTACCTTAACGTAACCGCTCCTACCGTTGAACAAATGATGCAACGGGCCGAATTCGCCAAAGAAATCGGTACCCCCATCATCATGCATGACTACCTCACTGGAGGATTCACCGCCAACACAACCCTGGCTAGATGGTGTCGCGACAACGGCGTACTGCTGCACATCCACCGCGCCATGCACGCCGTTATCGACCGTCAGAAAGCCCACGGAATTCACTTCCGCGTTCTCGCCAAATGCTTACGCATGTCGGGTGGTGACCACCTCCACTCTGGAACCGTTGTGGGTAAACTCGAAGGTGAAAAAGGCATCACCATGGGCTTCGTTGACCTCATGCGCGAAGACCACATCGAACAAGACCGTCAACGCGGAATCTACTTCACCCAAGATTGGGCTTCCATGCCTGGTGTAATGCCCGTTGCTTCCGGAGGTATTCACGTATGGCACATGCCAGCTCTCGTAGAAATCTTCGGTGACGACTCCTGCTTACAGTTCGGTGGTGGAACCTTGGGTCACCCCTGGGGTAACGCTCCTGGTGCAACCGCTAACCGCGTTGCTCTCGAAGCTTGTATCCAAGCTCGTAACGAAGGTCGCAACCTCTTCCGTGAAGGTGGCGACGTAATCCGCGAAGCTTGTAAATGGTCTCCTGAATTGGCCGTTGCTTGCGAACTGTGGAAAGAAATCAAGTTCGAGTTCGAGGCCATGGATACCCTCTAA
- the gcvT gene encoding glycine cleavage system aminomethyltransferase GcvT codes for MALLHTPLFDSCVKLKAKMTEFSGWEMPVQFSGIKQEHEAVRTHVGMFDISHMGKFFLSGPSVIASLQTLVPSDLARLKPGQAQYTVLLNPEGGIIDDIIVYLQSQEDNGEEKVAIIVNAATCEGDRQWIQQHLDPDKIQFDDQTLNQALIALQGPKAIETLQALTTTDLSSIPRFGHTTLSLLGGSAFLAHTGYTGEDGVEIMLDPDTALQLWDTLLQTGVIPCGLGARDTLRLEAALALYGQDIDLTTTPLEAGLKWLVHLKTKGDFIGRSVLEEQQANGVSKRLVGLQGEGRHIARHDYPLLAAGKVVSKVASGTLSPTLGYPIAMAYLPKQWAKIGQEIEVEIRGKRYPMKVVKKPFYRAG; via the coding sequence ATGGCTTTACTTCATACTCCACTGTTTGACTCGTGCGTAAAACTCAAGGCAAAGATGACTGAATTTTCCGGTTGGGAAATGCCAGTACAATTTTCAGGAATCAAACAAGAACATGAAGCGGTCAGAACCCATGTCGGAATGTTTGACATCTCCCATATGGGCAAATTCTTCCTCAGTGGCCCTTCAGTAATCGCCAGTTTACAAACTCTTGTTCCCTCAGATCTTGCTCGTCTTAAACCGGGTCAAGCGCAATATACGGTACTGCTGAATCCAGAAGGAGGTATTATTGACGATATTATTGTCTATCTGCAAAGCCAAGAAGACAACGGAGAGGAAAAAGTCGCGATTATCGTTAATGCTGCCACTTGTGAGGGCGATCGCCAATGGATACAGCAGCATCTCGATCCAGATAAAATCCAATTCGACGACCAAACCCTCAACCAAGCCCTCATTGCTCTGCAAGGCCCCAAAGCCATTGAAACCCTACAAGCGCTCACCACAACCGATCTATCATCCATTCCTCGCTTCGGTCACACGACCCTTTCCCTGCTCGGGGGTTCGGCTTTTCTCGCTCACACCGGCTACACAGGTGAAGACGGAGTAGAAATCATGCTCGATCCAGACACGGCTCTTCAACTCTGGGATACCCTACTGCAAACCGGTGTTATCCCCTGTGGTTTAGGAGCTAGGGATACCCTACGCTTAGAAGCTGCTTTAGCGCTCTACGGTCAAGATATCGATCTCACCACAACTCCTCTAGAAGCGGGTTTGAAGTGGTTAGTCCATTTAAAAACTAAAGGCGATTTTATCGGTCGATCTGTGTTAGAAGAGCAGCAAGCAAACGGAGTTTCTAAGCGCTTGGTGGGACTACAAGGTGAAGGTCGCCATATTGCGCGTCATGACTATCCCCTTTTAGCTGCTGGAAAAGTCGTTTCTAAAGTGGCCAGTGGAACCCTTTCTCCGACCCTCGGTTATCCCATTGCCATGGCATACCTACCGAAGCAATGGGCAAAAATTGGGCAAGAAATTGAAGTGGAAATTCGTGGAAAACGGTATCCGATGAAAGTCGTTAAAAAACCGTTTTATCGCGCTGGGTAA
- a CDS encoding aldo/keto reductase, with product MKYRRFGKTNLDLSVFSLGTMRPLGSEEGFGQIVLQALSRGINHIETARGYGASEVYLGTMLRQLDHESVYLTTKVPPTPDPKIMAGWIDESLSRLGVKRIDCLAIHGINTGEHLEWIQGDRGCMQAVQEAIANDKVNHVGFSTHGSRELIQSTLETGLFEFVNLHYYWSFQRHAPLLAIANELDMGVFIISPADKGGRLYSPPAQLQALCEPFSPLELSYRFLLGDPRITTLSIGPATVQELGSFLEMGDRPLTETEQQVLSHLEHHMSDTLGKTQCHQCYQCLPCPEEINIPEVLRLRNLAVAYDLVEYGKYRYGMFENAGHWFPGNKASRCTECGECLPRCPTQLNIPQLLNETHELLKGKQSRRLWED from the coding sequence GTGAAATATCGGCGCTTTGGTAAAACGAATCTGGATTTATCAGTGTTTTCCCTGGGTACAATGCGACCGTTGGGGTCGGAGGAAGGGTTTGGCCAGATTGTTTTACAGGCCCTCTCAAGAGGGATCAATCATATTGAAACGGCTAGGGGATATGGTGCAAGTGAAGTCTATTTGGGCACGATGTTGCGTCAGTTAGACCACGAGTCTGTTTATTTAACCACTAAAGTGCCACCGACTCCCGATCCAAAAATAATGGCAGGGTGGATCGATGAGTCTTTGTCCCGTTTGGGGGTCAAACGAATCGATTGTTTGGCGATCCATGGGATTAATACTGGGGAGCATCTGGAATGGATACAGGGCGATCGCGGGTGTATGCAGGCGGTGCAGGAGGCGATCGCCAACGATAAGGTAAATCATGTGGGATTTTCCACCCATGGTTCCCGAGAGTTAATCCAATCTACCTTAGAAACGGGTTTATTTGAGTTTGTAAATTTACATTATTATTGGTCGTTTCAACGCCATGCTCCCCTGTTGGCGATCGCCAATGAATTAGATATGGGGGTTTTTATTATCTCTCCAGCCGATAAGGGGGGGCGCTTGTATTCTCCACCGGCTCAACTGCAAGCCTTGTGCGAACCGTTTTCACCCCTAGAATTGAGTTATCGGTTTTTATTGGGCGATCCTCGGATTACAACCTTAAGTATAGGGCCCGCTACAGTACAAGAGTTAGGCTCATTCCTAGAAATGGGCGATCGTCCCCTTACAGAAACAGAACAGCAGGTTTTATCCCATCTAGAACACCACATGAGCGACACCTTGGGGAAAACTCAATGTCATCAATGCTATCAGTGCTTACCCTGTCCCGAAGAAATTAATATCCCGGAAGTCTTACGCCTACGAAATTTAGCTGTTGCCTATGACTTGGTGGAGTATGGAAAATATCGCTATGGCATGTTTGAAAATGCCGGTCATTGGTTTCCCGGAAACAAAGCCTCCCGATGTACCGAATGTGGAGAATGCTTACCCCGATGCCCCACCCAACTCAACATTCCCCAACTCTTGAATGAAACCCATGAGTTACTAAAAGGAAAACAAAGCCGCAGACTTTGGGAAGATTAA
- a CDS encoding bifunctional nuclease family protein yields MIEMRVAGIALDAGTRSPIVLLKDTTERRALPIYIGQDQARAIINALERQKPPRPLTHDLMVNVLEVWEMSLERVVVHALHDNTFYALLTMRQGDVVHEIDARPSDAIALALRTGTSIWVMEEVIADASIPVDQEADDAEREEFRNFLSGLRPEDFAQRGKGRSVNGE; encoded by the coding sequence ATGATTGAAATGAGAGTTGCTGGAATTGCATTAGATGCGGGCACGCGCAGCCCCATTGTTCTATTAAAGGATACGACGGAGCGCCGTGCCTTGCCCATTTATATTGGTCAAGACCAAGCCAGGGCGATCATTAATGCTTTGGAGAGGCAAAAACCTCCTCGACCCCTGACCCACGATTTGATGGTGAATGTCTTAGAAGTTTGGGAGATGTCCCTAGAGAGAGTAGTGGTTCACGCGCTCCATGATAATACGTTTTATGCCCTGCTGACGATGCGTCAAGGAGATGTTGTCCATGAAATTGATGCTCGGCCCTCTGATGCTATTGCCTTAGCTCTACGAACGGGGACTTCCATTTGGGTGATGGAAGAGGTGATCGCGGATGCCTCAATTCCAGTCGATCAAGAAGCGGATGATGCCGAGCGGGAAGAATTCCGCAATTTTCTATCGGGTTTGCGACCGGAAGATTTTGCCCAACGGGGTAAAGGGCGATCGGTGAATGGAGAGTAG
- a CDS encoding peptidoglycan DD-metalloendopeptidase family protein: MKTLNRQRIQMSTDKTTPTPNRSPDRQYTRTLFCLTCHRSLLMQGLGWLGALGLLSGSMVWTSNRGVAYEQDSIDPVAYDAVPEVEWAEPAYEPAYEPAYEPAYEPAYEPAYEPAYEPAYEPQWTPEPAAYEPEWTPEPEPTAYEPEWTPEPAAYEPETWDDTSVPVVVETYEEPPISYSASDLMPENTTTAQENTAQENAYIDTSNDFDTGATAAYEEPTDVMVYEPAAPAAPAPEPRGYTAATPAPSAPSEPIPAWSPENYQPAPSSGSTHQEYAPAPAPAPVVGGTTASGRSYFNTQKPTGLPGNGNVSLLYPLAIPAQVSSHFGWRLHPIHGDWRFHSGTDIAAATGTHVLAALAGRVAIANFLGGYGLTVVLEHSNGTQETLYAHLSEVFVEPGEEVEQGTVIGSVGSTGNSTGPHLHFELREQTEEGWVAVDAGAQLEYALARFIQSWETASATPYTGGNAKELQQLPAPELAVEELPYVNIRPM; the protein is encoded by the coding sequence GTGAAAACACTTAACCGCCAACGAATTCAGATGAGTACGGATAAGACAACACCAACTCCCAATCGCAGCCCAGATCGCCAATATACCCGCACTTTGTTTTGCCTCACCTGTCACCGTTCCCTGCTCATGCAAGGACTCGGTTGGTTAGGGGCCCTAGGTTTACTCAGTGGTAGCATGGTTTGGACTTCCAACCGAGGCGTTGCCTACGAACAAGACTCCATTGACCCCGTTGCCTATGATGCGGTTCCTGAAGTCGAATGGGCAGAACCGGCTTATGAACCAGCTTATGAGCCAGCCTATGAACCAGCCTATGAGCCAGCTTATGAACCAGCTTATGAACCAGCCTATGAGCCAGCTTATGAGCCGCAATGGACTCCGGAACCCGCCGCTTATGAACCAGAATGGACTCCGGAACCCGAACCAACCGCTTATGAGCCAGAATGGACTCCGGAACCGGCTGCCTACGAACCGGAAACCTGGGATGATACCTCTGTACCGGTGGTGGTAGAAACCTATGAAGAGCCTCCGATTTCCTATTCTGCTTCGGACTTGATGCCAGAAAATACAACTACGGCTCAAGAGAATACTGCTCAAGAGAATGCCTATATTGATACCTCGAACGATTTTGATACGGGAGCAACGGCTGCGTATGAGGAACCCACGGACGTGATGGTTTATGAACCTGCGGCTCCTGCGGCTCCTGCACCTGAACCTAGGGGTTATACCGCTGCTACGCCGGCTCCTAGCGCCCCATCGGAGCCGATCCCTGCTTGGTCTCCAGAAAATTATCAGCCCGCTCCCTCCAGTGGAAGCACTCATCAAGAGTATGCGCCTGCCCCTGCCCCTGCACCTGTGGTTGGGGGAACGACGGCTAGTGGTCGGTCTTATTTCAATACCCAAAAACCCACGGGTCTACCGGGCAATGGTAATGTGAGTTTGTTGTATCCTCTGGCGATTCCTGCTCAAGTTAGCTCCCATTTTGGCTGGAGATTGCATCCCATTCATGGGGACTGGAGATTCCATAGCGGTACGGATATTGCGGCAGCTACGGGAACCCATGTGTTAGCTGCTTTGGCTGGACGGGTGGCGATCGCCAATTTTTTAGGCGGATACGGCTTAACGGTGGTTCTTGAACATAGTAATGGAACCCAAGAAACCCTCTACGCTCACTTGTCTGAAGTATTTGTTGAACCAGGCGAAGAAGTAGAACAAGGTACGGTCATTGGAAGTGTGGGTAGCACAGGAAATTCTACAGGACCCCACCTGCATTTTGAATTGCGAGAACAAACAGAAGAGGGTTGGGTCGCCGTGGACGCTGGTGCCCAGTTGGAATATGCCTTAGCTCGGTTTATCCAATCCTGGGAAACGGCCTCAGCAACTCCTTATACTGGTGGCAATGCCAAGGAACTGCAACAATTACCGGCTCCGGAACTGGCGGTTGAAGAGCTGCCCTATGTGAACATTCGCCCGATGTAG
- a CDS encoding P-loop NTPase fold protein translates to MNETDRLLKALFNSFRPDMPLEPDDPRYVNCNSVRGDQDILEELGGTIKKDDNNTYLLYSGHRGNGKSTELKRLKKDLENYGFVVVYFAAATEKEGDLSFQDTQYQDILLSCTRQLLKQLKDKADPSPITNWLKSRWEELTELALTEVSLDNFNVNIALSQFTRITAVMRTEPSKRRKIRELVEPNTESLVKALNEFIESAKASSQNSEKKIVIIADNLDRIALIPNEENGQTNLEDIYINRSELMRGLKCDIVYTAPIALLYSRAASDLQTIYETIQILPMIMVESQDGEVLEDGLKKLRTALEKRVACASNLELIPYIFDTEETVQLLCVSCGGHLRDLMYIVRDAINKSSELPITQKAVKRTISKYRRGYMETLQESDWPLLFNVYSVKRKYNEPEYRNLLYRRCILEYYFVDEYDEENIWHNVHPLIYGSKVFKERWQEYQEKDNES, encoded by the coding sequence ATGAATGAAACTGACCGTCTCCTCAAAGCCTTATTTAATTCATTCCGGCCCGATATGCCATTGGAGCCGGATGATCCTCGCTATGTTAATTGTAACTCAGTGCGTGGAGATCAAGATATTTTAGAGGAGTTGGGCGGCACGATCAAAAAGGATGATAATAATACTTATTTGCTTTACTCCGGACATCGAGGAAATGGTAAATCAACAGAGTTAAAACGATTAAAAAAAGACTTAGAAAACTATGGATTTGTAGTGGTTTATTTCGCCGCTGCTACTGAAAAAGAAGGAGACTTGAGTTTTCAGGATACGCAATATCAAGATATTCTTTTATCCTGTACCCGGCAACTCCTGAAGCAGTTAAAAGATAAGGCCGATCCATCACCAATTACAAATTGGTTAAAGTCGCGCTGGGAAGAACTAACCGAGCTTGCTTTAACTGAAGTTTCACTCGATAACTTTAATGTCAACATTGCTCTATCTCAATTTACCCGAATTACAGCAGTGATGCGGACAGAACCTAGTAAGCGAAGAAAAATTCGAGAGTTAGTTGAACCCAATACAGAATCTTTAGTCAAAGCGCTGAACGAATTTATTGAAAGTGCGAAAGCATCTAGTCAGAACAGCGAAAAGAAAATAGTGATTATTGCTGATAATCTTGACCGGATTGCTCTCATTCCGAATGAGGAAAATGGACAAACGAATCTAGAAGACATTTATATTAATCGCTCTGAATTAATGCGAGGTTTAAAGTGCGATATCGTCTACACTGCACCCATTGCTTTACTTTATTCTAGAGCAGCCAGCGACTTACAAACTATCTACGAAACTATTCAAATTCTACCCATGATTATGGTTGAATCTCAAGATGGTGAAGTTTTGGAAGATGGGCTGAAAAAGTTACGAACAGCTTTAGAAAAACGAGTAGCCTGTGCCAGCAATTTAGAATTAATTCCTTATATTTTTGATACAGAAGAAACGGTCCAATTGCTATGTGTTAGTTGTGGTGGACATTTACGGGACTTGATGTATATAGTGCGGGATGCCATCAATAAAAGTAGCGAGTTACCTATTACGCAAAAAGCTGTAAAACGAACGATTAGCAAATATCGACGGGGATATATGGAGACACTACAAGAGTCAGACTGGCCATTACTATTCAATGTTTATAGCGTTAAGCGCAAATATAACGAGCCAGAGTATCGTAACTTACTCTATAGACGTTGTATTTTAGAATATTATTTTGTAGATGAGTATGATGAGGAAAATATTTGGCACAATGTACACCCTTTAATTTACGGATCGAAGGTATTCAAAGAACGGTGGCAAGAGTATCAGGAGAAAGACAATGAAAGTTGA
- a CDS encoding biotin--[acetyl-CoA-carboxylase] ligase: MNLNRERIDKTWEKIANQLNLEPLPLPPIHSFETLESTNQTLWQLLREGAPTGTVAIARQQTAGRGQWGRSWSSGNGGLYLSWAIAPKLPTEKALLLTISSAWGIATLLRQYHQPPHSETQLPIQIKWPNDLILNQRKVGGILTETRVHQNQIHQAVVGVGINWENPVPEPGISLKEGFKERSVTSDLTSLEDLLALILRGLISGYEAIDRKKGAGLISAYNQLLTHVGQPIIIQGQNGKIQGITQTGQLCIDLNSSQVLFNPGEIQLGYKNSYRS; the protein is encoded by the coding sequence ATGAACCTGAATCGAGAACGAATTGACAAAACCTGGGAAAAAATCGCCAACCAATTAAATCTAGAACCTCTTCCCTTGCCCCCTATTCACTCCTTCGAGACCCTAGAATCGACTAATCAAACTCTGTGGCAACTGCTTAGGGAAGGGGCCCCAACTGGTACAGTGGCGATCGCCAGGCAGCAAACGGCTGGGCGAGGACAATGGGGAAGATCGTGGTCTTCTGGTAATGGAGGGCTGTATCTGTCTTGGGCGATCGCCCCTAAATTACCTACTGAGAAAGCCCTATTGCTCACCATCAGCAGTGCTTGGGGAATAGCCACCCTCCTGCGTCAATATCATCAACCACCTCACTCAGAAACCCAACTCCCCATCCAAATCAAATGGCCCAATGACTTAATCCTTAATCAAAGAAAAGTGGGCGGCATTCTCACCGAAACTCGCGTGCATCAAAACCAGATTCACCAGGCCGTTGTTGGGGTAGGGATAAATTGGGAAAACCCAGTACCTGAGCCGGGAATTAGCCTCAAAGAAGGATTCAAGGAGCGATCGGTTACCAGCGATCTCACCAGTTTAGAAGATCTCTTAGCCCTAATCTTAAGGGGCTTAATCTCCGGATACGAGGCGATCGATCGGAAAAAAGGAGCAGGTCTCATCTCTGCCTACAATCAACTGCTGACCCATGTTGGGCAACCCATCATTATCCAGGGACAAAACGGCAAGATTCAAGGAATTACACAGACAGGTCAGCTCTGTATTGATCTGAACTCCTCCCAAGTCCTCTTCAACCCGGGCGAAATTCAACTAGGCTATAAGAACTCCTACAGAAGTTAA